The DNA segment ACGTAGTCTATATAAGTATTCCACGTATCTGCATCCCCGAAGGACATGTTTATCCTGAAGCCGGACGCGCCATACCTGATCATGCCTTTTATTGCATCCATGTTAGCTGAGGAAGGCCCTATAGTCGCCAGTACTTTTATTCCTTTACTCAACCGGCCCTTTTGAAAGTACATGGGCTGGCCCCGAGAGCTAGATACTCGGAGCTAAGTTATATGTGTGCAGGGTAGCACCGGTCTTTGCACCTGCTCGCAACGGCCAGCGCTTTGATGGACACAGCGAACGCGAATGCTTAAATATTTAAAAACCGGCACAATATACGAGTTGGGGGATAAAGTTGAAGTGGATGCTAGAGGAGGAGTGGGAAGAAGAGTGGGAGGAAGAAGAGTGGGAAGAGGAGGAGTGGGAAGAGGAGTGGTGATCTTAGGTCAATGAGAGTGCAAGCCTAGTATTTTTTACGAGCGCTCTCAAAGACCTACTCTCCGCCCCCGTGACGTCGACCTCCTTACAGCCTTCCAGGTCTCCGGGCAGCGCGTCAACGCCAACCAGGTAGTAGTCTACCCCCTTCTCCAGCTCCGAGCTAAACAATTCTATTAGCTCGTCCAGTTGCTTCATCCCGGTAATTAGAAGAGCTAGTAGTAGGCCTTGATTTTTAATCCTTGAAACCCTACCTGCGTAGAACTTGTAGTGAAGCGCCCCCTGTACTAGTTGGAGAGGCGTCTCCACGAGCGTAACTGGAATTAGCGTGATAGGCTTTGCGGGGGAGGCCTTTCGTAATTGCAGTTCGCTGTTTAGATTTCCCGTCTCGTTCTTGCAGTAGTAAAGGTAGATGCTTAGGTGAAGGCCTCTCCACCCTATCTCCACGCGTAATTCGTCACGGTAATTCTCGTAACTAAGCACCACTCTCACTCGCAGTTTCGGGTTTCGTCACGATAACTTCCTTCCTCCTCGCTGAAACGGTGACTAAGTGTGTTATGTAGCCTGCTACCTGGTTTCTCAGTTTTTTCGAAGACGTGCTCACTAGCTTAGCGACTACTAGCTTGTTGCGGTTAAAGTCACGCGTAAACAGGTAGGGGTACTTTTCGAGTAGCTCTCTTGCAATCCTCTTAACGAGCTTTGTCCTGACCTTACCCATGTAGTACACCTAGTTCAATAACGTGCCACTAAATGCTCATTAGTAGAGAGGCTTATAAAACTGGGCTACCAGGGCCTAGACCGGTGGCGACGACCACTAAGGGGGAGCATGACCTCGCCCTGCGGAGCTGAGAGTTGTCTTGCAATGTTTCAGTAGCTCTCTTAGCCTTTCAACCTTCTTGGCCGTGCTCTCGTCTACACGTAGAATACTTGCAATCTCCTCGACACTGTAAGGGTGGTCTGTAAGCACTTCGTAGTAGAGTAGCTTCTCGTAGTATTCGGCGGGCAGGGACCAGTAGTGGACTCTGCCCTTCCTCACTGTGAGCACCACGTACACCCTATCGAGTAGTAGCACGTGAACCCCGCCCAGGTTGCAGTGATCGCGGTGAAGCTCCTCCATGGCCTTCATGTACTCGGTTTTCAAGAAGTATCTCCCACCCTTCTCCTCAATAACACTGTACTTTTTCAACCACCAAATGCTCCTCTTCAGGGCATCCATTACGAGTCCTGTCAGCTCTTTCAAGTCCTCCATAGCTAGGCCCGGGTTACTGTACAAGCTACTAGCTGTAATGAACAGCCACGGCCTGGCGGCGAACACGCTTTTGAGTACCCTACTACGAAACGGCAGGCGCTCTGCTTCTCCCGTCACGCCCAGTCCCTTCCCCCGCCTCCATACTAGGTGTGGGTTAGGTCAAAGAAGCTTATTAAAGAAGTAGACTTTACTGCTAAGGGGGGCCCGCCGTGGAGTTTAAAGTGAAAGACCTGTCCATGGCTAGTAGCGGCGAGTTGAAAATAGCCTGGGCTGAAAGGAACATGCCCGTTTTAATGCTCTTAAGGAGAAAGCACCGGGGAACACGGATATTCGATGGTGTTCGCGTAGGCGCGGTATTGCACGTAACTAAAGAAACGGCCGTTCTTGCCTTAGCGCTGAAGGAAGCTGGCGCGGAAATAGTGCTTGCGGCAAGTAATCCGCTTTCAACGCAAGATGACGTGGCTGCCGCCCTCGTGACGAGGGGTATAAGAGTCTACGCGTGGAAAGGCCAGGCGCCGGAAGAGTACTACTGGTGCCTAGGCAAAGTCGCGGAAAACAAGCCCGACATCGTGATAGATGACGGTGGCGACCTACACGCACTGCTACACGAGAGGTATATCAGCGTCGTGGAGCAGGTTGTTGGCGGAACAGAGGAAACGACAACGGGTGTAAACAGGCTACGCGCGCTAGAGGCAGGCAACCTGCTCAAATACCCTGTAATAGCTGTAAACGACTCGTACACGAAGTACCTCTTCGATAATAGGTACGGTACCGGTCAAAGCACCTTTGACGGCATACTCAGAGCGACGAACATGCTCGTAGCTGGAAAGGTGGTAGTTGTGGCTGGTTACGGCTGGGTTGGGAGAGGAGTAGCCACGAGGGCGCGGGGCCTGGGGGCTAGAAGGGTCATAGTAGTAGAGGTTGATCCCATCAAAGCGCTAGAAGCTGTGTACGATGGCTTCGAGGTCATGTCCATGAGTAAGGCAGCCGAGGCGGGGGATGTGTTCATAACGGCAACAGGCAACATAGCCGTGATCAGGAGAGAGCACTTCGAGAAAATGAAGGATGGAGCGGTATTGGCAAATGCAGGTCACTTTAATGTAGAGGTGTGGATCCCCGACCTCGAAGAGCTCGCAGTGGAGAAGAGGCAAATACTACCTCACGTAACCGAGTACAGGCTGAGAAACGACAAGAGATTATACCTGCTAGCAGAAGGCAGGCTCGTAAACCTGGTTGCGGCGGAAGGGCACCCCAGCGAAGTCATGGACATGAGCTTCGCCAATCAATTCCTCGCGGTCAAGTACATTCTCGAAAACAAAGGCAAGTTGCCGAGAGCGGTGCTGAAGCTGCCCAGAGAACTTGACGAGATGGTTGCCAGGCTTAAACTCGAATCTATGGGTATTGAAATAGATACTTTAACGCAGCAACAAATAGAATACCTCGCGTCGTGGAAGCACGGTACCTCCTAGAAGTAGTTTTTATGGGCCCGCGGGGATTTGAACCCCGGACCACCCGGTTATGAGCCGGGCGCTCTACCTGGCTGAGCTACGGGCCCACCAACTAGATAATAGGACCTGTTAAGGGTTTAAATTTTAGTGTGCGCGGTCGCACCGTGACTCGCCTTAACCGCTATTACGTACTTCGCAGCTGCATCTGCCGATATTGCCCCTTCCGCGGCCGACGTTATGATCTGCTCTAGTTTGTACTTGTAGGGGCCTCCCGCTGCATCTCCAGCGACGAATATTCCGGGTAAGTTAGTACTCCTATCTACGTTTACCTTGGCGCGCCCCTCCTCGTCTACCTCGATTCCTATCTTCTTGAAGAACTCCGTGGAGGGTTTTAAGCCTATTTCCACGAATACTCCGTCTACTCTCAGTAGCTTTTCCTCGCCCGTCTCGACGTTGACTACTTTAAGGCCTTCTACCCTCTCCAGGCCTACTATTTCTTTCACCACCGTACTGGTTAGAACCTCTATTTTGGGGTTGGACTTCGCCGCGTTGACGTACACTGAAAATGCGCGGAAAGAGCTTCTCCTGTGTATTAAGTAAACCTTTGACGCCGTGTTACTTAAGAAAAGCGCACTTACGAGCGCGGAATTCCCGCCTCCTACCACGGCTACTACTTTGTCCTTGAATAACGGGCCGTCACAGACGGCGCAGTAAGACACTCCTTTACCCGCAAGCCTATCCTCGCCAGGCACACCCAGTTTTCTCTTTTCACTGCCAGTAGCTAAGATAACTGCATATGCGCACAGGCTTTTCTGGCTATTCTTAAGTTCCACGCACCACAACTCCCCGTTCCCGCCCCTGCGCACATCTACGACCTCGTCTAGTACTATGGGCACGCCGTACTTCGCTACGTGCTTGGCGAACCGGTCTACTAGGTCGTTTCCCCTGATTTCAGGTATTCCCGGGTAATCGTCTATTAGCGGTGCCTCGGAAACCAAGCCGCCGACCGTTTTCGAAACGATCACGGAATCCAGCCCGTACCTCGCCAGGTATAGAGCAGCAGTTAAACCCGCGGGGCCGGCCCCCACCACTATGGCGTCATACCTGTCTTTGAGCGCCTCCAGCCTGAAAGCCATCGTAGCCGTTCTTAGCCTGAACACCGGGCTACACCTTCCCCGCTAAGTCAACGGAATGCTTCAAGTATTTAAATATCTCGTAAGCGATTATTCCGGTTAACGCCGTACACGGCATGCCGGTGGGGACTCCTTTTAACCATATCACCTCAAATCCCTCAAGCTCTTTACCACTGGGCTCCCGGTCTCCAGAGCCCATTACCAGCGCCACCCTCTTGTTGAGGGCCTCGCCTACTAGTTGCGAGAAATCGACTTCTTTACCGTCTTCGGTTAAGTAGTAAAATGCATCACACCTCAAGACGTAGCTTAGATCAGCAAGCTCGGGGAGCACTATTAACGGCTTGCCGAGCCTGTAAGCTACTTTGTGGGCTTCCGGTATCCCGATCTGCGCGGCTGCGCCGAACGGCTTGACAATAACCGGTACAGGACGGTTTACGGCGTATACGGTTTTGAGGAAGTCCAGTAGCTTCTGCACACTACTGGGGGAATAGAGAACTATGTACAGCTCTTTCACGGGTGTTCACCTTCATCGAGGTGCATTGCAACGAACTCCGCAACGCTCTTCGCGAGGGGCACGGGCACGGCTTCACCAACCATGTTATATTGTGAATCCCTTCCTCCAATAAAAATAAAGGTGTCTGGAAACCCCATTAACCTCGCCTGCTCCCTCACGGTTAAGAGCCTGTTTTCAAAGGGGTGGATGAACCTGGATGAGCCGAGAACCGGTGGGGCAGAGCTCCAGGGTTCTAGCTTCACTAGGTTTGGTAGTAAACGGCTAGCCCCCTGGTAATGCACCAGGGCCTTACCCGCTTTTAACCGGGACGCTCTTCTCAGCTTCCTCCAAGGCAACTCTGGCGGCGGCTCGTGATTTGGCACGTATGGTGTTCCAGGCGGTGGTAGCCCTCTCAGAGCCTCAGCTACCGTGATAGTGCGGCTCAGCGGCCTCGGGCTGATCGGCACGTTTGACACGAACACCCGCGTCCTCCGGCTGGGCGAACCATGCTCTTCCGCTCTGAGGACGTTGAAGTACACCCTACTATAACCTACTCTTCTAAACTCATACAGTAACGCGTCTCTAAGCCCGTTTTCCATAATTGCCGGTACATTTTCCATCACGAAAACCCTGGGCTTATAGAGCCCGACCACCTCTACGAAGTGAAGCGTTAGTTGGCCTTGCGGATCCGCGTAAAGCCGGTCAAGCGGGTTTTTCTCTCTGCGGGGATTAGCGCCTGTGAACGGCTCGCATGGAGGGCTCCCGATAACGACGTCCACCTCGTCCGGCCTAACTAGCTGTAGTAGTAGTTTTCTAGGAATCCCCTTCACGTCCTCGACTAGGACGAGGGTGTGAGGGAAGTTCGCCTTATAGGTTAGTGCGGCGAACTTGGAGTTATCGACCGCTAGTAGCGACTTAAACCTACTCGTTAAGTGAAATCCCAGGGAGAAGCCTCCTGCCCCGGCAAACAGGTCGATGAACCTGTAAACCTGTCTAGGCACTTTTAGTCCGCTCTATTCTGAGTATTAGAATGTCGAGTTTCTTGATAATTCCCTTAACCGTGCGAAGGGAGGTGGGGTTGTTCACTTCGACGAGTACTTCCCCATCGTGGGGGCACTGAAAGCCGTACGCGTACGCGTCGTCGAGTAGAAATCTCCGTCTGCACGACCTACACTCGTATATCACGTTCTCGCTTTCACCTTTCAACAGCACTTCTAGCTTTTCCCGGGCTCTTTTCAGCCTGTTGAGTACGAATGTCTTGAGTGCGGGCTTGTTAAGACGCCATATGTGTAGCACCTCGTTTTCGACCCTTACCTTGTCCGGTATTACTATCGCCTCGTCTGAAAGCTTTTGGAGTATTTTACGGGCTTCATTCGACCTGAACTCCAGGGTACCCGCTATCTTCTCTTCCGCGACGTAGTCGTTTTCCGCGAGGTGCTCTAGGAGCGCTCTCGCGTGCTCGCCGTACAGCTTTCCGATAATTACCTTGGCGATACTTAATAGATCTTCCTCCAGTGGGGGCTCGTTCTGCGCCAAAAAGCCATCTCCTGCATTACTATTCAACTGGGCATCACCGCCGTCGTCAGTAGTGAAACCACTTTCAGCCTCACTCATGGTAATACTTGTTTTAGGGTTTAATCAACTTAAAACCCACGTCGCCGGAAGATCCTCAAAGATCATTTTTATGTGTGTTTTAAAAAAGCTTATATAGAACCCCTTTACATTTCTAGCTTATGGTTAGTCACGGGGTATTAACATGACCACTGTAGAGCCTACGGGTATACCCGTGTTAATACTCAAAGAGGGCACGCAGAGAACGGCTGGTAGAGATGCGCTTAGAATAAGCATCATGGCCGCGCGCGCTGTAGCGGAAATGGTCAAGACAACCTACGGGCCTAAAGGAATGGATAAGATGCTAGTTGATGCATTAGGCGACGTGACCATAACCAACGACGGTGCGACGATACTGGACAAGGCTGAAATACAACACCCAGCTGCGAAGATGCTCGTTCACGTAGCTAAGAGCCAAGACGCGGAAGTGGGTGATGGTACTAAGAGGGCTGTCATAATTGCAGGCGAACTACTGAGGTACGCAGAGGACCTCCTCGGCAAAAACATACACCCAACCGTAATAGTATCCGGGTACAGGAAGGCAATGGAGGAGTCGTTAAGAGTCCTCGAGCAAATAGCGACACCGATAAACATAGAGGACGAGGAAGTGCTAAGGAAGGTGGCGAGAACCGCCCTTACGAGTAAAGCAGTGCACGATGCGAGGGAGTACTTTGCAAATATAGCTGTTAAGGCCGTCAAGCAGGTGGCAGAGCCACGGGGCGACAAGATCTACGTTGACATAGACAACGTGCAGATAATTAAAAAGTATGGAGGCTCCTTGATGGACACTCAACTGGTTTACGGGATTGTACTGGACAAGGAGGTGGTACACCCAGGCATGCCTAAGAGGGTTGAAAAAGCCAAGATCGCGCTACTCGACGCACCGCTAGAAATCGAGAAGCCGGAGATCGACGCCGAGATCAGGATT comes from the Desulfurococcaceae archaeon genome and includes:
- a CDS encoding 30S ribosomal protein S17e, with protein sequence MGKVRTKLVKRIARELLEKYPYLFTRDFNRNKLVVAKLVSTSSKKLRNQVAGYITHLVTVSARRKEVIVTKPETASESGA
- the ahcY gene encoding adenosylhomocysteinase, whose amino-acid sequence is MEFKVKDLSMASSGELKIAWAERNMPVLMLLRRKHRGTRIFDGVRVGAVLHVTKETAVLALALKEAGAEIVLAASNPLSTQDDVAAALVTRGIRVYAWKGQAPEEYYWCLGKVAENKPDIVIDDGGDLHALLHERYISVVEQVVGGTEETTTGVNRLRALEAGNLLKYPVIAVNDSYTKYLFDNRYGTGQSTFDGILRATNMLVAGKVVVVAGYGWVGRGVATRARGLGARRVIVVEVDPIKALEAVYDGFEVMSMSKAAEAGDVFITATGNIAVIRREHFEKMKDGAVLANAGHFNVEVWIPDLEELAVEKRQILPHVTEYRLRNDKRLYLLAEGRLVNLVAAEGHPSEVMDMSFANQFLAVKYILENKGKLPRAVLKLPRELDEMVARLKLESMGIEIDTLTQQQIEYLASWKHGTS
- a CDS encoding FAD-dependent oxidoreductase; amino-acid sequence: MAFRLEALKDRYDAIVVGAGPAGLTAALYLARYGLDSVIVSKTVGGLVSEAPLIDDYPGIPEIRGNDLVDRFAKHVAKYGVPIVLDEVVDVRRGGNGELWCVELKNSQKSLCAYAVILATGSEKRKLGVPGEDRLAGKGVSYCAVCDGPLFKDKVVAVVGGGNSALVSALFLSNTASKVYLIHRRSSFRAFSVYVNAAKSNPKIEVLTSTVVKEIVGLERVEGLKVVNVETGEEKLLRVDGVFVEIGLKPSTEFFKKIGIEVDEEGRAKVNVDRSTNLPGIFVAGDAAGGPYKYKLEQIITSAAEGAISADAAAKYVIAVKASHGATAHTKI
- a CDS encoding RecB-family nuclease codes for the protein MKELYIVLYSPSSVQKLLDFLKTVYAVNRPVPVIVKPFGAAAQIGIPEAHKVAYRLGKPLIVLPELADLSYVLRCDAFYYLTEDGKEVDFSQLVGEALNKRVALVMGSGDREPSGKELEGFEVIWLKGVPTGMPCTALTGIIAYEIFKYLKHSVDLAGKV
- a CDS encoding DNA cytosine methyltransferase yields the protein MPRQVYRFIDLFAGAGGFSLGFHLTSRFKSLLAVDNSKFAALTYKANFPHTLVLVEDVKGIPRKLLLQLVRPDEVDVVIGSPPCEPFTGANPRREKNPLDRLYADPQGQLTLHFVEVVGLYKPRVFVMENVPAIMENGLRDALLYEFRRVGYSRVYFNVLRAEEHGSPSRRTRVFVSNVPISPRPLSRTITVAEALRGLPPPGTPYVPNHEPPPELPWRKLRRASRLKAGKALVHYQGASRLLPNLVKLEPWSSAPPVLGSSRFIHPFENRLLTVREQARLMGFPDTFIFIGGRDSQYNMVGEAVPVPLAKSVAEFVAMHLDEGEHP
- a CDS encoding transcription factor TFIIE, producing MSEAESGFTTDDGGDAQLNSNAGDGFLAQNEPPLEEDLLSIAKVIIGKLYGEHARALLEHLAENDYVAEEKIAGTLEFRSNEARKILQKLSDEAIVIPDKVRVENEVLHIWRLNKPALKTFVLNRLKRAREKLEVLLKGESENVIYECRSCRRRFLLDDAYAYGFQCPHDGEVLVEVNNPTSLRTVKGIIKKLDILILRIERTKSA